Below is a genomic region from Phalacrocorax carbo chromosome 10, bPhaCar2.1, whole genome shotgun sequence.
atcaagtccaactgccagcCCAACACACCCAGGCCTcgtaaaccatgtccccaagtgccacgtctacacggtttctgaacccccccagggatggtgactcccccacctctctgggcagcctgtgccaatgcttgaccgctcttgcagtgaagacattttccctaatctccaatctaaacctcccctgatgcagcttgaggccatttcctctagtcctattgcttgtttcttgggagaaaagaccaacccCCCAtctcactgcaacctcctttcaggtggttgtagagagtgataaggtctcccctcagcctcctgcaagctaaacacccccagctccctcaactgCCCCTCATCACACTTGTTCTGGACATggccatgttgcttttccagccacagagtggctggaaagctgccctgCGGAGAAGGCCATGGgagtgctggctgacagccagctgggcatgagccagcagtgcccgggtggccaaggaggccaccagcccccgggcttgtgtcagccctggtgtggccagcaggagccgggcagggataGGGCCCCcgtgctcggccctggggaggccccacctcgaatgctgggctcagctttgggcccctcgggacaagaagggccttgaggggctggagcgtgtccagagaagggcagcggggctggggcagggtctggagcacaagtgtgctggggagcggctgagaGAGTGTCACCAGAACGGGTAATAAAGCTCCTTAACAACAATGTAGTATTAAGAAGCAGGCAGTCTTTATTATAGCGCTGGATACACgggggataattcctcctagcGTGCATACCGCAAGTTGCGATAGACAGAGCTTATATCGCAcagttatatacatatacattaGACTTCCCGGAGTAgttatacatattcattctgtttcttggaactaattataatacttgcatcttaattacccatgcgtttTAAATCCCTTAGGAGCCCGTGGAGAGGTATCAGATGGTCTCCAATGGTCCCTAGCGGTTTGTTGAAGGGGTGTTTTTTGTGCTTTCCATGAACTCTGAGTCCTTCTTCCATACATGGGTCTGAGTTGGCCCATCAGGTGATCTTGGCACAGTGTGTTGCAAGGTCTGTTGgtttcaactggtgttctgactcttatctagatggagatgtccttagttccttttgtcttggtttcagctggcgcctgctgctgtttgcatccctccaggactTCCTGGATCAGGCTTGCAAAGATGAtttccttgagtgcattcttgcctgaggcctctgcaacagcagcagggggtgtttagcctggaggaggctgaggggagaccttatcgatctctgcaactacctgaaagggggttgtagtgaggtggggatTGGACTCATCTCCCAaggaacgagaggaaatggcctcaagctgcgtcaggggaggtttagatcaGATATTAGGGAAATTGTACTGACAGAGCGGTcaggccttggcacaggctgcccagagaggtgggggcgtcaccatccctggggggttttaaaagacgtgtagatgtggcagttGGGGACACGGttcaggaggcctgggggtgttggggggcgaCCGGTCCGGGCGACCCCCGAGGCGTTTTCCAGCCCCAACGACTCCACGATGGTCCCAACGACCCCGGGGCGGCCCAATGGGCGGGGGGAGCGCATGTCTTCTGACCAATGGCAGCGCGCGGGGGGCGGGCCGCTGAGGCGGACGACCAATGAGAGCGGAGCGAGCCGGCCGCCCTCACGGCGCCGTGCGGAAGGGCAGCAGAGGACTCCGGTCAGCCGGCTGCCGGCCGGGGAGGGCGGGTCCGCCGCCACGTCGCCCAATGGGAACGCGCGCCGGTCGCGGCGCGGCCAATGGGAGCGGCCGGCGGGCGGTCGCGCGGCTGAGGCGCGGCGATGGCGGCCATGGCGGGTGGCGGCCGGCGGTGCTGCCGGCGGCTGGAGGCCGAGACGGCCCGGGCCGTGCTGGGCGCCGCCGACACGCTCCTCTTCGACTGCGATGGAGTCTTGTGGCGGGGCGAGGTGGCGGTGGGCGGCGCGGCGGAGGCGCTGGAGCGGTTGGCGGCGGCGGGGAAACGCTTGTGCTACGTGACTAACAACAGCAGCCGGACACGCGCGGCCTACACCGAGAAGCTGCGGCGGCTGGGCTTcccgcccgcccagccccgccacATCTTCGGCTCGGCCTACTGCGCCGCCCGCTACCTGCGCCAGGCCCTgccgcccggcgccgccgcctaCGTGCTGGGCAGCCCGGCACTGGCCGCCGAGCTGGAGGCCGTCGGTGTCCCGTACCTGGGCCCCGGCCccaccgccctgcccggccccgcgcccgccgaCTGGGCCCAGGCGCCGCTCGACCCCGCCGTACGCGCCGTCCTCGTCGGTTTCGACGAGCATTTCAACTACGCCAAGCTGTGTCAGGCCCTGCGCTACCtcctgcgcggcggcgccgacTGCCTCCTCGTCGGTACCAACCGCGACCACCGCCTCCCTCTCGAAGGCGGCACCGCCATCCCCGGTGCGCGGGgcaggggggccggggggcggcttGGAGTCGCCCGGCGGGTGCTGggaggcggccccggcccgTTCGGAGTGAATCCCCGGGCTCTGGGGGTGTCCCGGTCTCGGTCCTGCCTCTTGGGacaagggcagcagcagccttgtACCTTGGTGCAGCGGCCCGGAGCCTGGGCTTCCCCTCCCCTGTACCCCCCCTAAGGGGAAGAGTCTTTATTGGGCCTTTGCTTTACTCGGGGAATAACAGCTCCTTTTGGATCTCAATGTGGGATGGGGTTCCAGCCTCCTGGCAGGTTTTATGCACCACCTCTCTTGGGACTaacctcttcctctgcctgtcTTGTCTGTGGAGCTGGGTGTTGTGTTTCCAAAGCACTGCATGGTTTTGTACCAGCCCATGGGGATGCCAAGAGTCTTCTGCAGCTTCTAATCtatgttttctcttctctccctaGGGACTGGCTGCCTGGTAAAAGCGGTGGAGACAGCAGCCCAGCGCGAGGCCTTCATCATAGGAAAGCCCAACCGGTACATGTTTGATTGTGTGGCCAGTGAGTTTGACATCGATCCCGCTCGTACCATCATGGTGGGAGATCGGCTGGACACGGACATCCTCATGGGCAATAGCTGCGGCCTCACCACACTGCTGACGCTGACCGGCGTCACCACGCTGGAGGAGGTGAAGGGCCACCAGGAGAGCGACTGTCCCACCAGGCAGAGCCTGGTTCCCGATTACTACGTCGAGAGCATCGCTGACCTTCTCCCAGCGCTGGGGGATTAATAGAGCAAAATGCTTGCAGCCACTGCGGCAGTACCCTGAGGAGGGCCCCTGTTAATCACCTCATGACAGTAACGTACTCGGAGTTAGCAACCCTTAGCTTTTTAACCCTTCTGTCCTCTTGTTATGATGTTGTTTACATCTCAGTCTTTAAATGCACTTTGAAACAAAGAGGGCATTACGGTGTCACCCACGCCTGGTGGGCTCGgggcttttgggttttttaaattatgagcAACGCATCTATCCAAATGTTTGTGATACTCGTTGTCACGTCATCCTCTAGACTGAGCTGAGGGAAGTTGAGCTGGTTGATCTGAGGAAAAGAACGCACCAATTTGCGGTGTGTCCTCGCCTGGACGGGCCGTGGCTTGGTCTGGTTTATTCAGGGAAATGACTCTGGGAGTGTGTAGTAACTTAGCGGCTGTGCTTGGCAACGCTTGCGGTGGCTGGCAGAACTAGCTTTCGCCCTTagcttggtttcttttttttttttcctgaggggTTCCTGTTTGGCGGCACAACCCGCTGCAAGTGTGATGTCGGGTCACAGAAACCGAGACCCAGCGCCTTTGTTTGACCGTCGCAAATTGCACTTGCGATGCAGGTGGGGGTGATCCCGCTCGCGGAACGCAGGCGGCGTCTTCTGTGCGCTGTGTCTGTCCAAGCGTTGGGTGTCTGCGTAAAGCACGTGTACCTGCAAGGCCTACCCCACCCTAAATATATAtcagaatatatttaaaatataaatttaagtACAGATTGTGATAATATATCTTGTTTCCCAGAAGGGAGGATAAGAGGAATGTACTTCACAGATCGCAGTAGGTTTAATTCTCCTAAGCCTTTGCATTAGGTAATGCAGAAACTCTATAACCACGTAGGACTGTCCTCTGCCACTGCTGCACCCCAGAAATAACCGGATTAGTACCGAGTTAGTCCTCGTACTTCCCTCAGCATCAAAATAGCTGCTTGCCATGGCTTTAGCCGCAGAACCTGAAGTAGCGCTCTGCCCACGGGGGATGGATGTGGTGCACAGTCCAGCTTCCCACCGACACGCGCCTGTTGGCCCCCTGGCCACGCGTGACGATGGCCACGTGCTTCCTTTAAATAGCTGAGGTCGGTGCCTTCCGTGGGCTTCTGGTGTGGGGGCCTGGCACCGGTGGCTTGTCTGAAGAGGAGCACTTGCTTGCTCAGGTGGTGATTTTCTTTTGATCCGGGTTTGGGTGATGCATGGCTCAGGCTATGGGGTAGATTTTTCTGCTGGCTGAATTGAAGGCACAGCTGAAAGCTTCTGCATTACAGAATTAAGTGAAAAAATGATATATGCAAATAACATGCTTTTATTCCATAGATTCTGCTATCAGCAACTAAATTTAAACACTAGccttccttctcctgctgctcagctggaTAGCTCCAGCAGTGTGTCAATGCCATTTCCTTCCACTCGGACACTCAAAATGAGTAGACTTGGCACCTCGTTTGTACGGCAATAACCGTTCATATTGTCTGTCGGTGTTACCAGAATATCAGCTGCTCTTGTAAAAGGGTGTTTGTAACTCGGAGCTGTGTAGGAAGCACGGACGACCTCCTGTACC
It encodes:
- the PGP gene encoding glycerol-3-phosphate phosphatase, with protein sequence MAAMAGGGRRCCRRLEAETARAVLGAADTLLFDCDGVLWRGEVAVGGAAEALERLAAAGKRLCYVTNNSSRTRAAYTEKLRRLGFPPAQPRHIFGSAYCAARYLRQALPPGAAAYVLGSPALAAELEAVGVPYLGPGPTALPGPAPADWAQAPLDPAVRAVLVGFDEHFNYAKLCQALRYLLRGGADCLLVGTNRDHRLPLEGGTAIPGTGCLVKAVETAAQREAFIIGKPNRYMFDCVASEFDIDPARTIMVGDRLDTDILMGNSCGLTTLLTLTGVTTLEEVKGHQESDCPTRQSLVPDYYVESIADLLPALGD